One genomic window of Sphingobacterium oryzagri includes the following:
- a CDS encoding SusD/RagB family nutrient-binding outer membrane lipoprotein: protein MKNFKMNISKRKLSGKAVLFASALTLLLPTACTKDFTELNTNPISYTGETFDPNFVLTTAQLAYTGSNDFAYDAWRANLIYASTMMQGFATVMSYWAGDKYQLNAGYTSAYWERAYDEQVKRVVDLVEFTRDKPQYHNLYQLSRIWKAMVFQRITDLYGDVPYSEAGLGYYQNIFYPKYDTQQSIYLDILKEVDEATAALDASQDAITGDMVYAGDIAKWKRFGSTLLLRMAMRLTKVDETTARSYAERAIGHTLANNSDNAFILHDESGGRVTQNRTAQVFLDGGQEHYYVKWSNTFIDFLKSTNDPRLAVAVTNLYPATASGGLPSSASPNANYVTAAASQKGMPNGKDLSGISGRDISSDPNYTQVSDYSAPHPVMISRVAPTFLLTYSESELLLAEAAVRWGIGGTAAAHYAAGVKASITYLSQWGAALTITEAVADTYVAAHPLLQANAIEQISEQYWLHNCTTFNFYEVWSNWRRTGYPTLAPVNYVNNATQGTIPRRFPYPTAEESTNPTAYRAASAAVPGGDLLTGRVWWDAQ, encoded by the coding sequence ATGAAGAATTTTAAAATGAATATATCGAAAAGAAAGCTGTCGGGAAAAGCGGTGTTATTTGCCTCGGCGTTGACTTTGCTGCTGCCCACTGCTTGCACCAAAGATTTCACAGAGCTGAATACCAACCCAATTTCTTATACGGGTGAGACTTTTGATCCGAATTTTGTATTGACAACGGCGCAGTTGGCGTATACGGGCAGTAATGATTTTGCCTACGATGCCTGGCGTGCAAACTTGATCTATGCATCGACCATGATGCAGGGCTTTGCCACCGTGATGTCTTACTGGGCTGGCGACAAATATCAGTTGAATGCGGGCTACACTTCGGCGTACTGGGAGCGAGCATATGATGAGCAGGTAAAGCGTGTTGTGGATCTCGTTGAGTTTACACGCGACAAGCCGCAATATCATAATCTTTATCAACTAAGCCGTATCTGGAAAGCGATGGTTTTTCAACGAATTACCGATCTGTACGGCGATGTACCTTATTCAGAAGCTGGACTGGGCTATTACCAAAATATTTTCTATCCGAAGTATGACACGCAACAGTCGATTTACCTGGATATATTGAAAGAGGTAGATGAGGCGACTGCGGCGCTCGATGCATCGCAAGATGCCATAACGGGTGATATGGTGTATGCAGGAGATATTGCAAAGTGGAAACGTTTTGGGAGCACGCTGCTTTTGCGCATGGCTATGCGCCTAACGAAAGTGGATGAAACGACCGCAAGGAGCTATGCGGAACGCGCGATTGGTCATACACTGGCTAACAATAGCGATAACGCCTTTATCTTGCACGATGAAAGTGGTGGCCGTGTAACGCAGAACAGAACGGCGCAGGTTTTTCTGGATGGCGGACAAGAACACTATTACGTTAAATGGTCGAATACCTTTATCGATTTCTTAAAATCAACCAACGATCCGCGTTTAGCGGTCGCGGTAACTAATCTTTATCCGGCGACTGCAAGTGGCGGGTTGCCGTCGTCAGCAAGTCCGAATGCAAACTATGTAACGGCAGCAGCTTCGCAAAAAGGTATGCCTAATGGGAAGGACTTGAGTGGTATATCGGGGCGTGATATTTCGTCGGATCCAAATTATACGCAAGTTTCTGATTATTCTGCTCCGCACCCGGTTATGATTAGCCGCGTGGCGCCAACATTTTTGTTGACGTATAGCGAATCGGAATTGCTGTTGGCCGAAGCTGCGGTGCGCTGGGGTATCGGCGGAACGGCGGCAGCGCATTATGCGGCCGGGGTAAAAGCTTCTATTACCTATCTGTCGCAGTGGGGCGCAGCCTTGACAATTACCGAGGCGGTTGCCGATACCTACGTGGCTGCTCATCCGTTATTGCAGGCAAACGCTATTGAGCAGATTTCGGAACAGTATTGGTTGCACAATTGTACCACATTTAATTTTTACGAGGTGTGGAGTAATTGGCGACGTACGGGATATCCAACACTCGCGCCGGTTAACTATGTTAATAACGCGACGCAAGGAACTATTCCGCGGCGCTTCCCTTATCCAACAGCTGAAGAATCTACCAATCCAACGGCTTACCGCGCGGCGTCTGCGGCAGTGCCTGGTGGCGATCTATTGACTGGTCGTGTGTGGTGGGATGCGCAATAG
- a CDS encoding SusC/RagA family TonB-linked outer membrane protein, producing MKQKLILTLSMVFMTMLLFGQTRITGIVRNASQEPLIGVSIFLKGTSTGSVTDSEGRFSIELPSSDGILRFSYAGFMTQEVPLAGKSTLEVVLQESTTELTEVVVTALGIKKERKALGYSVSEVKGEELTQARETNVMNSLAGKVAGVNITAGSGGPGSSNNVLIRGVSSIGGTTQPLYVVNGIPMENPRSAQPGGQWDNAPDLGDAIGNLNPDDIETISVLKGAAASALYGYRAKAGVIMITTKSGKADGIEFNSNFVGEQIMDLTNWQYVYGQGANNLKPTSGTAAAQVGGSSWGGLLDGSMVPQFDGVERPYVAVKDNLRNFYRMGSNWTNTLTLTKAFTGGSIRLSGSNLDNKSVVPNSNLGRQTFNLATIFEPIKNLHIDARVNYILESAKNRAMLSDGAGNANYQVMFLPTSLHVNDLRPGTNPDGSELAYNSNNTFATNPWFAVDKFVNDTKRERLVSSFSARYELESGYYVQGRVGRDNFTDNYTNVVPTGTAYRPNGSISLRNTEFVDMNADILLGKTYTWNEFSFSPVLGGSYRHTKTLESTNSGSDFNVPFVYNILNAANKSVSYLDTRLEVQSVYANTEFSYRDLLFLTGSVRSDWFSSLATPGFNNKLNIVYPSVNTSFVFSELWKPSFLSFGKLRMGYAEVGAATDPYQTLLSYSFLSESVNGYPLGSISNVSIPNSGLRASRARELEIGAELSLFNGLLSVDASWYNKVSEDEIIPVTISSTTGYSGAVLNSGSLQNKGVEALITARILRNSEGLSWTSSLNGSVNDNKVLEMAEGTTIMPMGTSRTGYGFVQHQLDMPSFQIMAYDYKYDENGDIVYLASGVPDRGALTAMGSAIPKWTAGWNNELTYKRLNMSFLLEGKWGAKIYSGTDYYGYTNGLHQATLENREGNFAPEGSNTVTEASTYYAQLVQNVSKLNVESADFIKLRQIIVGYTFPSLFNNKVKSLNISAVARNPFILMRKTDNIDPEASYSSTVPGIELGGIPAMRSFGLNLSVKF from the coding sequence ATGAAGCAAAAACTAATTCTAACGCTGTCCATGGTCTTCATGACGATGTTGCTCTTTGGACAGACACGTATTACGGGTATAGTTCGTAATGCATCGCAAGAGCCCTTAATTGGGGTTTCCATTTTTTTAAAAGGTACAAGCACGGGTAGCGTGACCGATAGTGAAGGTCGATTTTCGATCGAATTGCCATCGTCTGACGGTATTTTGCGTTTTTCTTATGCAGGTTTTATGACGCAAGAAGTGCCGCTGGCGGGCAAAAGCACACTAGAGGTCGTCTTGCAGGAAAGCACCACAGAATTAACGGAAGTAGTGGTAACCGCCTTGGGGATAAAGAAGGAACGCAAAGCTTTAGGCTACTCGGTGAGCGAGGTGAAAGGTGAAGAGCTTACGCAGGCACGAGAAACCAATGTGATGAATTCGCTTGCCGGAAAGGTGGCGGGCGTAAATATCACGGCCGGATCGGGCGGTCCCGGTTCGTCCAATAATGTGCTGATTCGCGGAGTGTCCAGTATTGGTGGCACCACACAGCCGTTATATGTGGTAAACGGTATTCCTATGGAAAATCCGAGAAGTGCGCAGCCGGGCGGACAGTGGGATAATGCACCGGATCTAGGCGATGCAATAGGCAACCTAAACCCGGATGATATCGAAACGATCTCCGTCTTGAAAGGTGCTGCGGCGTCGGCCTTATATGGTTACCGCGCGAAAGCCGGTGTAATTATGATTACGACCAAAAGCGGTAAGGCGGATGGTATCGAGTTTAACTCCAACTTTGTGGGCGAGCAGATTATGGATCTTACCAATTGGCAATATGTATATGGCCAGGGAGCAAACAACCTGAAGCCAACTTCGGGCACGGCGGCAGCACAAGTCGGTGGCTCAAGCTGGGGCGGTTTATTGGACGGCAGCATGGTGCCACAGTTTGATGGAGTTGAGCGTCCTTACGTCGCGGTGAAAGATAACCTAAGAAACTTTTACCGTATGGGCAGTAATTGGACAAATACATTGACGTTAACCAAAGCTTTTACGGGTGGATCGATCCGCTTATCGGGCAGTAACCTGGATAACAAATCGGTGGTGCCTAATTCTAACTTAGGTAGACAAACTTTCAATTTGGCAACTATTTTCGAGCCGATCAAAAACCTGCATATCGATGCGCGCGTGAACTATATTTTGGAGTCCGCAAAGAATAGAGCGATGCTATCCGATGGAGCCGGAAATGCGAATTACCAGGTGATGTTTTTGCCGACCAGTTTACATGTAAACGATCTAAGACCGGGCACGAATCCTGACGGATCAGAATTGGCGTATAATTCGAATAATACGTTTGCGACTAATCCCTGGTTTGCCGTAGATAAGTTTGTTAACGATACCAAACGGGAGCGTCTTGTTTCGTCGTTTTCTGCGCGCTATGAGCTGGAATCTGGTTATTATGTGCAAGGGCGAGTAGGACGGGATAATTTTACAGACAATTATACCAATGTAGTGCCTACCGGCACCGCGTATCGGCCTAACGGATCGATATCGCTACGCAATACCGAATTTGTGGATATGAATGCCGATATCTTGTTGGGCAAAACCTATACCTGGAACGAGTTTTCTTTTTCACCGGTACTTGGAGGTTCCTATCGGCATACTAAAACGCTAGAAAGCACCAACAGCGGCAGTGATTTTAATGTGCCTTTTGTGTATAATATCTTAAACGCGGCCAATAAGAGTGTAAGTTATCTGGATACACGCCTGGAGGTGCAATCGGTGTACGCTAATACAGAGTTTTCTTATCGCGACTTATTGTTCTTGACAGGTTCTGTGCGTAGTGACTGGTTTTCTTCATTGGCTACGCCAGGCTTTAACAACAAATTGAACATCGTTTACCCGAGTGTAAATACGTCATTCGTATTTAGCGAGCTTTGGAAACCTTCTTTCCTGAGTTTCGGAAAGTTGCGTATGGGGTATGCGGAAGTGGGCGCGGCGACAGACCCGTACCAGACTTTGCTTTCGTATAGTTTTTTGAGCGAGTCGGTAAATGGCTATCCGCTGGGTAGTATTTCCAATGTGAGTATTCCCAACTCGGGACTTCGGGCTTCGCGTGCGCGTGAATTGGAAATTGGGGCGGAACTATCGTTGTTTAATGGCTTGTTGAGCGTGGATGCGAGCTGGTATAATAAAGTATCTGAAGATGAAATTATTCCCGTAACGATCTCTTCGACTACCGGCTACAGTGGTGCCGTGCTGAACAGTGGTTCGTTGCAAAACAAAGGTGTGGAGGCCTTGATTACCGCGCGTATCTTACGCAATTCGGAAGGGCTTAGCTGGACATCCTCGTTAAATGGTTCGGTCAATGACAATAAGGTGCTGGAAATGGCAGAAGGCACAACGATCATGCCGATGGGAACTTCGCGCACGGGCTATGGCTTTGTGCAGCACCAGTTGGATATGCCGTCTTTCCAAATTATGGCTTACGATTATAAGTATGATGAGAATGGCGACATCGTGTACTTAGCAAGCGGGGTGCCTGATCGTGGCGCGTTGACAGCTATGGGTTCTGCAATTCCGAAATGGACTGCTGGCTGGAACAACGAATTGACGTATAAACGCTTGAATATGTCATTTTTGCTGGAAGGAAAATGGGGTGCGAAAATTTATTCGGGTACGGATTACTACGGCTATACAAATGGCTTGCATCAGGCTACGTTGGAAAATCGCGAAGGTAACTTTGCGCCGGAAGGTAGTAATACCGTTACCGAGGCATCAACTTACTATGCGCAATTGGTGCAAAATGTGTCTAAACTGAATGTAGAAAGTGCCGACTTTATTAAGCTGCGCCAGATCATTGTAGGCTATACATTTCCGTCGCTTTTCAATAATAAAGTGAAATCACTCAACATCAGTGCCGTGGCGCGGAATCCGTTTATTTTGATGCGCAAAACAGATAATATTGATCCGGAAGCCAGTTATTCGTCTACGGTTCCGGGTATTGAGCTTGGTGGGATTCCGGCTATGCGCTCGTTTGGTCTAAACCTAAGTGTTAAATTTTAA
- a CDS encoding SusC/RagA family TonB-linked outer membrane protein, with translation MKQTLLLLAFCCLFLQTFAQTKVKGVIKDQNGKPIAGATIKEKGTNRATSSDGQGAFEIDINTENRNLLILAIGYQTLELPAAQAGADITLTPANSDLEEVIVVGFGTSIKKDLTGNIARIKGEDIEGMPVANLTSTLQGRAAGVQVEANSGKVGEAVKVRVRGSGSLSASNSPLYVVDGIPIADEGISSNALTDINFNDIESFEILKDASAAAIYGSRAANGVVLITTKKGKSGKTKFNFNSQYGKNSATGHRKFLNAAQYVELIREAAINSDHIDGIDPLAPGQYENSWLEFVEGRLDRYSGWSDWRSLETDTDWESLAFNKDAQTKTMDLNASGGNENTRFYASGSYTDQDGILINNNFKRYSARLNLDHNISERLKIGLNLGLSKTNVNRVAEDNAFTTPLQLVAMAPITPTHDLDGNLYNTPTTSYYNGLLEINEVARGTESFRNLGNAFLDYNIIDHLKFRTEFGVDIQNQTMNYWASPLSEAGTGINGFAESEWFKAINYNTNNYFTYSNIFADKHAFDATLGMSYQEYNDEYILVQGQDFPARQLRKLDSAGEITGGSTTANRYNYLSYFARANYKFNERYLLSVSGRFDGSSKFGTENRYGFFPAVSGGWILSEEGFWKDNATVNFFKIRGSWGLTGNADGFGNFAHLGLYEGSKYNNGSALVTSQLANTALKWEKSNQVDIGIDFALFESRLSGELDYYVRNTNDLIYNVPVPGTSGFATQTVNVGSMQNKGVELVLNSTNINNSNFKWTSSFNIAYNKNKITKLDGNNDLIPGNDGRFLNSLIVGESIGVFYGPEYAGVDPENGDALFYREDRTTTNSMSEAGNFIVGDPNPDFIGGLTNTFTFKGFDLSFLLQGVFGNQIINGAGAFMSSSMDWFDNQTIDQLRRWQNPGDITDMPQVRFNYGNSSNASSRHVENGDYLRLKNITFGYKLPASALERLHISNARIFLSGVNLLTFTKYSGWDPEVNADYRSTNRNQGADFYSAPQIKTWTVGLNIGF, from the coding sequence ATGAAACAGACACTGCTGCTACTAGCCTTTTGCTGTCTTTTTTTGCAAACTTTTGCACAGACCAAAGTAAAAGGCGTGATCAAAGATCAAAACGGAAAACCCATTGCCGGCGCAACGATTAAAGAAAAAGGCACCAATCGCGCAACATCCAGCGATGGCCAGGGAGCATTTGAAATCGACATCAATACCGAAAACCGTAACCTCCTTATCCTCGCGATCGGTTATCAAACGCTGGAACTACCCGCTGCACAAGCAGGCGCAGACATCACGTTGACACCAGCCAATAGCGACCTCGAGGAGGTTATTGTCGTCGGTTTTGGTACGTCCATCAAAAAAGACCTCACCGGCAACATTGCACGCATCAAAGGCGAAGATATTGAAGGCATGCCCGTTGCTAATCTCACATCGACACTACAAGGCCGCGCGGCAGGCGTGCAGGTGGAAGCCAATAGCGGCAAGGTCGGCGAAGCGGTTAAAGTGCGCGTGCGCGGCTCGGGCTCGCTAAGCGCATCCAACTCGCCGCTTTACGTCGTCGATGGTATCCCCATTGCCGATGAAGGCATCTCCTCTAACGCCCTGACCGACATCAACTTCAACGACATCGAAAGTTTCGAGATATTGAAAGATGCATCAGCAGCAGCAATATACGGCTCTCGCGCTGCTAACGGCGTAGTCTTGATTACCACCAAAAAAGGAAAATCAGGCAAAACTAAATTCAACTTTAACTCACAATATGGTAAAAATAGCGCCACAGGCCACCGAAAATTCTTGAACGCTGCACAATATGTCGAGCTGATCCGCGAAGCCGCTATCAACTCTGATCATATTGATGGCATCGACCCTTTAGCCCCTGGTCAATACGAAAATTCTTGGCTGGAATTTGTCGAAGGCCGGCTAGATCGTTATTCTGGTTGGTCAGACTGGCGCAGCCTGGAAACCGATACCGACTGGGAATCGCTCGCCTTTAATAAAGATGCACAAACCAAGACAATGGATCTCAATGCCTCGGGCGGCAACGAAAACACCCGCTTTTACGCCAGCGGGAGCTATACAGACCAAGACGGTATTTTGATTAACAACAACTTCAAACGTTACAGCGCTCGCTTAAACCTCGATCATAATATCAGCGAGCGATTAAAAATTGGCTTAAATTTAGGCCTAAGCAAGACTAATGTAAACCGCGTGGCGGAAGACAACGCATTTACCACGCCGCTGCAATTGGTTGCTATGGCGCCTATCACGCCGACGCACGATTTGGACGGCAACCTGTACAACACACCTACCACCTCTTATTATAACGGACTACTAGAGATCAATGAAGTAGCTCGTGGCACCGAAAGCTTCCGCAACCTGGGCAATGCTTTCTTAGATTACAATATCATCGATCACTTAAAATTTCGTACAGAATTTGGTGTCGATATACAAAACCAAACGATGAACTATTGGGCTAGTCCACTTTCCGAAGCCGGAACCGGCATCAACGGATTTGCCGAGTCGGAATGGTTTAAAGCCATCAACTACAACACCAACAATTACTTTACGTACAGCAACATTTTTGCTGATAAACATGCGTTTGATGCCACTTTGGGTATGTCTTACCAAGAGTATAATGATGAGTACATCCTTGTACAAGGTCAAGATTTTCCCGCACGCCAATTGCGCAAGCTAGACAGTGCTGGTGAAATTACCGGCGGTAGCACCACGGCCAACCGCTACAACTACCTTTCTTATTTTGCACGCGCAAACTACAAATTCAACGAGCGCTACTTGCTCAGTGTCAGTGGTCGTTTTGATGGATCCTCTAAATTTGGCACCGAAAATCGCTACGGTTTCTTTCCTGCTGTATCCGGCGGTTGGATTCTTTCTGAAGAAGGTTTCTGGAAAGATAATGCCACGGTCAATTTCTTCAAAATACGCGGTAGCTGGGGACTCACCGGTAATGCAGATGGCTTTGGTAACTTCGCACATCTAGGCTTGTACGAAGGCAGTAAATACAATAACGGATCTGCATTAGTCACCTCACAGTTGGCCAATACGGCGCTTAAATGGGAGAAATCAAACCAAGTGGATATCGGTATCGATTTTGCCCTGTTCGAAAGCCGTTTGAGTGGCGAGTTGGATTATTATGTACGAAACACCAACGACCTGATCTATAATGTTCCTGTCCCCGGAACATCAGGCTTCGCTACGCAAACCGTTAATGTAGGCTCTATGCAAAATAAAGGGGTGGAATTGGTGTTAAACTCCACCAATATCAACAACAGCAATTTTAAATGGACCAGCAGCTTCAACATTGCTTACAACAAAAACAAGATCACCAAATTGGATGGCAATAACGACCTTATTCCCGGAAATGATGGTCGCTTCCTCAATTCGTTGATCGTTGGCGAATCTATCGGTGTATTTTACGGACCGGAATACGCGGGCGTAGACCCCGAAAATGGCGATGCTTTGTTTTACAGAGAAGACCGCACAACCACCAACAGCATGAGCGAAGCAGGCAATTTTATCGTGGGCGATCCAAACCCCGATTTCATCGGCGGCTTAACCAATACGTTTACCTTCAAGGGTTTTGATCTTTCCTTTCTTTTACAAGGTGTATTTGGCAACCAAATCATCAACGGTGCAGGTGCTTTTATGTCGTCTAGCATGGATTGGTTTGATAACCAAACCATCGACCAGTTACGTCGCTGGCAAAATCCAGGCGACATCACGGATATGCCGCAGGTACGCTTCAATTATGGCAACAGCTCCAACGCATCCAGCCGACATGTCGAAAACGGCGATTATCTACGCCTGAAAAACATCACGTTTGGTTATAAACTTCCGGCTAGTGCCCTGGAAAGATTACACATCAGCAATGCCCGTATTTTCCTGTCAGGCGTCAACCTGCTCACGTTTACCAAGTATAGCGGCTGGGATCCTGAAGTCAATGCCGACTACCGTTCGACCAACCGCAACCAAGGCGCAGACTTTTACTCAGCACCACAGATCAAAACATGGACAGTAGGATTAAACATTGGATTTTAA
- a CDS encoding RagB/SusD family nutrient uptake outer membrane protein: MKINYKNILLALATSATLWSCGNKLNIEPEQSIREEIALNSDENVKRALSGAYNELSEEYFYGGVVQLLSELLTSTSEIRWEGTFNQPREVYNKNMLATNSFITSLWLQGYDAINIANNVLSALEVVNEADREVVEGRALFVRGIAHFELVRLFAKPYSSGNTNSNPGVPLKLTATREINEESYLPRASVEEVYQQIISDLTTAESKLENNGEFAYGQKTAAAAMLSRVYLQMENYAEARDAANRAITYDQFAVGNSYARTFNSGKVNSTDPDAATSDGIFQMPVSAQDGANVMHTYWSITAYGARAGDVVVLPAHLALYDQSLDANGAYLDHRLALFYRGEGNDIGTGDWRSGKWRFLNSNLSIVRLSEMYLTRAECNFRLGTSVGATALADINYIRGRHTALPNLTTIDLNRILLERKLELAHEGQGIHDIKRLKGSVDGTAFDDRALLLPIPQREIDASNGVLVQN, translated from the coding sequence ATGAAAATCAACTATAAAAATATACTTTTAGCTTTGGCTACCAGCGCGACCTTATGGAGCTGCGGCAACAAACTGAATATTGAGCCTGAGCAATCTATCAGGGAAGAAATAGCACTCAACTCTGACGAAAATGTCAAGCGCGCCTTATCCGGCGCATACAACGAGCTCAGCGAGGAATACTTCTATGGCGGTGTCGTGCAATTGCTATCCGAATTACTGACCTCCACCAGCGAGATTCGTTGGGAAGGTACATTCAACCAGCCGCGGGAAGTATACAACAAAAATATGCTGGCCACCAACTCGTTTATCACGAGTCTGTGGCTTCAAGGCTACGACGCCATCAACATTGCCAATAACGTATTGAGCGCGCTGGAAGTTGTTAACGAAGCCGATCGTGAGGTCGTCGAAGGGCGGGCGCTATTCGTGCGCGGCATCGCGCATTTCGAACTGGTGCGCTTGTTTGCTAAACCCTACAGCAGCGGAAACACCAACAGCAACCCTGGCGTGCCGCTTAAGCTCACCGCTACACGCGAGATCAATGAAGAAAGCTATTTGCCACGCGCCAGCGTAGAGGAAGTGTACCAGCAAATTATCAGCGATCTTACTACCGCTGAATCAAAACTTGAAAACAACGGCGAATTCGCTTACGGACAGAAGACTGCCGCGGCAGCCATGCTATCACGTGTGTATCTGCAAATGGAAAACTATGCCGAAGCCCGCGACGCCGCCAACCGTGCGATAACATACGATCAATTTGCCGTCGGCAATTCGTACGCGCGAACATTCAACAGCGGAAAGGTCAACAGCACCGACCCCGATGCGGCGACCAGCGATGGGATCTTTCAAATGCCCGTTAGCGCACAAGATGGCGCCAACGTGATGCACACCTACTGGTCTATCACCGCTTACGGTGCGCGTGCCGGCGACGTCGTTGTGCTGCCCGCCCACCTGGCTTTATACGATCAAAGCTTAGATGCCAACGGCGCTTACCTCGATCATCGTTTGGCCTTGTTCTACCGAGGCGAAGGAAACGACATCGGCACCGGCGATTGGCGATCGGGAAAATGGCGCTTCTTAAACAGTAACCTTTCTATTGTACGGCTGTCTGAAATGTACCTCACCCGTGCCGAATGCAATTTCCGTTTAGGAACCAGCGTAGGTGCAACAGCTTTGGCCGATATTAACTATATTCGTGGACGACATACAGCCTTACCGAATTTGACAACGATAGATCTAAACCGCATTTTGCTGGAGCGCAAGCTGGAGCTAGCACACGAAGGCCAGGGCATACACGATATCAAACGGCTGAAAGGATCGGTAGATGGCACAGCGTTTGACGATCGCGCCTTACTCTTGCCGATACCGCAACGCGAGATTGATGCATCCAATGGCGTATTGGTACAGAACTAA